One Pseudomonas rhizophila DNA window includes the following coding sequences:
- a CDS encoding DUF6124 family protein, protein MFKITPNPPEADSTSTSAKSKAKQQDETTKRVLDHYLLPKPEKSQDDPKPGQLYTVVKGLDNECLLANLSETLASADAMVSDLAFDLDGSRRHVAQGIQQLIELSSLLANRVLDNVDPR, encoded by the coding sequence ATGTTCAAAATAACCCCGAATCCGCCAGAGGCAGATTCCACTTCTACATCCGCAAAATCGAAAGCCAAGCAGCAAGACGAAACCACCAAACGCGTGCTTGATCACTACTTGCTACCGAAGCCGGAAAAATCTCAAGACGACCCAAAACCGGGGCAGCTATACACCGTCGTGAAAGGTCTCGATAACGAATGCTTGCTTGCCAACCTCAGCGAAACCCTGGCTTCGGCTGATGCCATGGTGAGTGATCTGGCGTTTGATCTGGATGGATCGAGGCGCCATGTGGCGCAGGGGATTCAGCAGTTAATTGAGCTGAGTTCGTTGTTGGCGAATCGGGTGTTGGATAACGTCGACCCACGTTAA
- a CDS encoding SCO family protein — translation MTRTQKTVFILVAVIALILGLTINKVLTGKGEGDPTALIDAGIILLPQSRNLPDVKMTDQDGQPVTMDGLKDKWSLLFFGYTFCPDICPTTLAQLRQIKSELPPEAVDKLQIVLVSVDPNRDTPKQLKQYLGYFDPQFIGLTPSSIEDLQKLANAVSIPFIPADTSKPNYTVDHSGNLAVIGPDGTQRGFIRAPLNNQKLVAQLPEMLKRK, via the coding sequence ATGACTCGAACCCAGAAAACCGTCTTCATTCTCGTGGCCGTGATCGCGCTGATCCTCGGCCTTACCATCAATAAAGTGCTGACCGGCAAAGGCGAAGGCGACCCCACGGCGCTGATCGACGCCGGCATCATCCTGCTGCCTCAAAGCCGCAACCTGCCGGACGTGAAAATGACCGACCAGGACGGTCAGCCAGTAACGATGGACGGATTGAAAGACAAATGGAGCCTGCTGTTCTTCGGCTACACCTTCTGCCCGGACATCTGCCCGACCACCCTCGCCCAACTGCGCCAGATCAAAAGCGAACTGCCGCCGGAGGCTGTGGATAAGTTGCAGATCGTGCTGGTAAGCGTCGACCCGAACCGCGACACCCCCAAGCAACTCAAGCAGTACCTGGGCTACTTCGACCCGCAGTTCATCGGCCTGACCCCGTCATCGATCGAAGACCTGCAGAAGCTGGCCAACGCGGTGAGCATTCCATTCATCCCGGCGGACACCAGCAAACCCAACTACACGGTCGATCACAGCGGCAACCTCGCGGTCATCGGGCCGGATGGTACTCAACGCGGGTTTATTCGTGCGCCGTTGAACAACCAGAAACTGGTGGCGCAGTTGCCGGAGATGCTCAAGCGTAAATAA
- the cyoE gene encoding heme o synthase, with the protein MATLTGERHSQAIWRDYLELTKPKVVVLMLITSLVGMFLATRAGVPWTVLVFGNLGIALCAGGAAAVNHVVDRRIDAVMARTHKRPLAEGRVSPAAALTFALALAVAGQALLLAFTNPLTAWLTLASLLGYAVIYTGFLKRATPQNIVIGGLAGAAPPLLGWVAATGHVSAEPLLLVLIIFAWTPPHFWALAIHRKEEYAKADIPMLPVTHGEHYTKIHILLYTLALLAVSLMPFVIQMSGLLYLVCALVLGARFLQWAVVLYRGSRPHAAINTFKYSIWYLFLLFIALLVDHYLLLSL; encoded by the coding sequence ATGGCAACCTTGACCGGTGAACGCCACAGCCAAGCGATCTGGCGCGATTATCTGGAGCTGACCAAGCCCAAAGTGGTGGTGCTGATGCTGATCACCTCGCTGGTGGGCATGTTCCTCGCCACCCGCGCCGGGGTGCCGTGGACGGTGCTGGTGTTCGGCAACCTGGGCATCGCCCTGTGTGCCGGCGGCGCGGCGGCGGTCAACCATGTGGTGGACCGGCGCATCGATGCGGTGATGGCCCGTACCCATAAACGCCCGCTGGCCGAAGGCCGAGTCTCACCGGCCGCCGCACTGACCTTCGCCCTCGCACTGGCGGTGGCCGGCCAAGCGCTGTTGCTGGCGTTCACCAACCCGCTGACCGCCTGGCTGACCCTGGCCTCCTTGCTCGGTTATGCGGTGATCTACACCGGCTTCCTCAAACGGGCGACGCCGCAGAACATCGTCATCGGCGGCCTGGCCGGCGCGGCACCACCGTTGCTGGGCTGGGTGGCCGCCACCGGTCATGTCAGCGCCGAACCGCTGCTGCTGGTGCTGATCATCTTCGCCTGGACCCCGCCGCATTTCTGGGCCCTGGCGATTCATCGCAAGGAGGAATACGCCAAGGCCGATATCCCGATGCTGCCGGTGACCCATGGCGAGCACTACACCAAAATCCATATCCTGCTGTACACCCTGGCGCTGCTGGCGGTGAGCCTGATGCCCTTTGTGATCCAGATGAGCGGCTTGCTGTATCTGGTTTGCGCCCTCGTGCTGGGCGCCCGGTTTCTGCAATGGGCCGTGGTGTTGTACCGTGGCAGTCGGCCGCACGCGGCGATCAACACGTTCAAGTACTCTATCTGGTACTTGTTCCTGCTGTTCATCGCCCTGCTTGTAGATCACTACTTACTGTTGAGCCTATGA
- a CDS encoding COX15/CtaA family protein gives MAKPGFRLALFATLLALIVVLLGAYTRLTHAGLGCPDWPGCYGFISVPKSEAQLAHAELHFPDAPVEAHKGWNEMVHRYFAGLLGLMITVLAARAWMNRRHPGLPLKLPLFLLAVVFAQAAFGMWTVTLKLWPQVVTGHLLGGFATLSLLFLLTLRLSGVLPALTVPKRLQHWATAGLLLVIGQIALGGWVSSNYAAVACIDFPTCHGQWLPPADFANGFHLTQHIGPNYLGGQLDSDARTAIHLTHRIGALLVTVVLLGLAWQLKTVGMTRLAALVLIALAAQISLGISNVLFHLPLPVAVAHNAGGAALLLSLVLVNYHARTSLVRVKHQVPLRWRFNPHKHGPSPITIKGEMPWQP, from the coding sequence ATGGCCAAACCTGGATTTCGCCTCGCGCTGTTTGCCACGTTGCTGGCACTGATCGTCGTACTGCTGGGCGCCTACACCCGGCTCACCCACGCCGGCCTCGGCTGCCCGGACTGGCCCGGTTGCTACGGCTTCATCAGCGTACCCAAGAGCGAAGCCCAGCTGGCACATGCCGAACTGCACTTTCCCGACGCCCCGGTGGAAGCCCACAAGGGCTGGAACGAGATGGTCCATCGCTACTTCGCCGGCCTGCTGGGGCTGATGATTACCGTGCTGGCTGCCCGGGCCTGGATGAACCGGCGTCACCCAGGCCTGCCCTTGAAGCTGCCCCTGTTTCTGCTGGCGGTGGTCTTTGCCCAGGCGGCGTTCGGCATGTGGACCGTGACCCTCAAGCTGTGGCCGCAAGTGGTGACCGGGCATTTGCTGGGCGGGTTCGCGACCCTCAGCCTGCTGTTTCTGCTTACGTTGAGATTGTCTGGTGTGTTGCCGGCGCTGACCGTGCCCAAGCGTCTGCAACATTGGGCCACCGCCGGGTTACTGCTGGTGATCGGCCAGATCGCCCTCGGCGGTTGGGTCAGCTCCAATTACGCCGCCGTAGCCTGCATCGATTTCCCGACCTGCCACGGGCAATGGCTGCCACCGGCGGATTTTGCCAACGGCTTTCATCTGACCCAGCACATCGGCCCCAACTACCTCGGTGGCCAGCTCGACAGCGATGCGCGCACCGCCATTCACTTGACCCACCGTATCGGCGCGTTGCTGGTGACGGTGGTGCTGTTGGGGCTGGCTTGGCAATTGAAGACCGTCGGCATGACACGCCTGGCGGCGCTGGTGTTGATAGCCCTGGCGGCCCAGATCAGCCTGGGCATCAGCAACGTGCTATTCCACCTGCCGCTGCCGGTCGCCGTGGCCCACAACGCCGGAGGCGCCGCGCTGTTGTTGAGCCTGGTGTTGGTCAATTATCACGCCCGTACCAGTCTGGTCCGGGTCAAGCATCAAGTCCCGCTGCGCTGGCGCTTCAACCCGCATAAACACGGCCCCAGCCCCATAACAATAAAAGGAGAGATGCCATGGCAACCTTGA
- a CDS encoding SURF1 family protein, with protein MKGFRPGIVPSLVVAVLLPVMVCLGFWQLSRGEQKRVLMDSYAERRVAQPMASVELQHTADPAFRPVSLRGQFDAEHSILLDNRQHDGKVGVELLQPFLDQATGLWLLVNRGWLPWPDRRTPPAFSTPEQAVNLQAWVYVAPGTTFQLHADPADAPWPRLVTAVEPDKLWAELGRNGFAYQLRQQSGPGAYRTDWPVVAMGPEKHLGYAVQWFAMAAALFGLFLYLGWHNAGRQHGNHHESNQHV; from the coding sequence ATGAAAGGCTTCCGGCCAGGCATCGTGCCGTCACTGGTGGTAGCCGTGCTGTTGCCGGTGATGGTGTGCCTGGGGTTCTGGCAATTGAGCCGGGGCGAACAAAAGCGCGTGCTCATGGACAGTTACGCCGAACGCCGCGTGGCGCAGCCGATGGCAAGCGTGGAGCTGCAACACACGGCGGACCCGGCCTTTCGACCGGTCAGCCTGCGGGGCCAGTTCGACGCCGAACACAGCATCCTGCTGGATAACCGCCAGCACGACGGCAAGGTCGGCGTGGAGTTGCTACAACCCTTTCTAGACCAGGCGACCGGGCTCTGGCTGCTGGTCAATCGTGGCTGGTTGCCCTGGCCTGACCGGCGCACTCCGCCGGCCTTCAGCACCCCCGAACAAGCGGTGAACCTTCAAGCCTGGGTCTACGTTGCTCCGGGCACCACGTTCCAGCTCCACGCCGACCCAGCCGACGCCCCGTGGCCGCGACTGGTGACCGCGGTCGAGCCGGACAAGCTCTGGGCCGAACTGGGCCGCAACGGTTTCGCCTACCAATTACGCCAGCAAAGTGGCCCCGGCGCCTATCGGACCGATTGGCCGGTAGTGGCCATGGGGCCGGAAAAACACCTCGGCTATGCCGTGCAGTGGTTCGCCATGGCGGCGGCGCTGTTCGGCCTCTTTCTTTATCTCGGATGGCATAACGCAGGGAGACAGCATGGGAACCACCATGAATCCAACCAACACGTCTGA
- a CDS encoding twin transmembrane helix small protein, protein MLKAAIVLMLIATIASLFSGLFFLVKDDSSSNRLVIALAIRVSLAAATVGLIAWGFFSGQLVSHAPW, encoded by the coding sequence ATGCTAAAAGCAGCCATCGTCCTGATGCTGATTGCCACGATTGCGAGCCTGTTCAGCGGCCTGTTTTTTCTGGTCAAGGACGACAGCAGTTCCAATCGCCTGGTCATCGCCCTGGCGATTCGGGTCAGTCTGGCCGCCGCCACCGTCGGCTTGATTGCCTGGGGTTTTTTCAGCGGCCAGTTGGTGTCGCATGCTCCTTGGTAA
- a CDS encoding cytochrome c oxidase subunit 3, with amino-acid sequence MATHEHYYVPAQSKWPIIATVGMFVTVYGLATWFNDLKADRPDSNGPLIFFVGGLLLAYMLFGWFGAVIKESRAGLYSAQLDRSFRWGMSWFIFSEVMFFIAFFGALFYVRMISAPGLAGEGSKGLSEMLWPNFEYVWPLLNNPDPKLFPPPKDVISPWGLPLLNTILLVSSSVTVTIAHHALKKGHRGALKIWLAITVLLGCAFLGFQAEEYIHAYKELGLTLGSGIYGATFFMLTGFHGAHVTIGTIILFVMLMRIMRGHFDNEHQFGFEAASWYWHFVDVVWIGLFFFVYIL; translated from the coding sequence ATGGCAACTCACGAACACTATTACGTTCCGGCCCAGAGTAAATGGCCGATCATCGCCACCGTCGGGATGTTCGTCACGGTGTACGGCCTGGCGACCTGGTTCAACGACCTGAAAGCTGACCGGCCCGACTCCAACGGCCCGCTGATCTTTTTTGTCGGCGGCCTGTTGCTGGCCTACATGCTGTTCGGCTGGTTCGGCGCGGTCATCAAGGAAAGCCGCGCCGGGCTCTACAGTGCGCAGCTCGACCGCTCGTTTCGCTGGGGCATGAGCTGGTTCATCTTCTCTGAAGTGATGTTTTTCATCGCCTTCTTCGGCGCGCTGTTCTATGTGCGCATGATCTCGGCGCCGGGCCTGGCCGGTGAAGGCAGCAAGGGCCTGTCGGAGATGCTTTGGCCGAACTTCGAATACGTCTGGCCGTTGCTGAACAACCCCGACCCCAAGCTCTTCCCACCGCCCAAGGATGTGATCAGCCCTTGGGGCTTGCCACTGCTCAACACCATCCTGCTGGTCAGTTCCAGCGTCACCGTGACCATCGCCCACCATGCCCTGAAAAAAGGCCATCGCGGGGCGCTGAAAATCTGGCTGGCTATCACCGTGCTGCTAGGTTGCGCCTTCCTGGGCTTCCAGGCCGAGGAATACATCCACGCCTATAAAGAGCTGGGCCTGACGCTGGGCTCGGGAATCTATGGCGCAACGTTCTTCATGCTCACCGGTTTCCACGGCGCTCACGTCACCATCGGCACAATCATTTTGTTCGTAATGCTGATGCGCATCATGCGCGGGCATTTCGACAACGAGCATCAGTTCGGCTTCGAGGCCGCGAGCTGGTACTGGCACTTCGTCGATGTGGTGTGGATCGGCTTGTTCTTCTTCGTCTACATCCTCTGA
- a CDS encoding cytochrome c oxidase assembly protein, translating to MADSISLKKLVTRLLVVVVAMFAFGFALVPIYDVMCRVFGINGKTAGQYEGEQIVDQSRQVRVQFLSTNSVDMVWDFYPKADQLVVQPGAVNEMVFIAHNPTDRPMSAQAVPSIAPSNAAAYFHKTECFCFTQQVLQPGERIEMPMRFIVDRDMPKEVKHLTLSYTLFDITARHPPVAVNTDR from the coding sequence ATGGCTGACTCGATTTCGCTGAAGAAACTGGTCACGCGCCTGCTAGTGGTAGTGGTGGCCATGTTTGCCTTCGGGTTTGCCCTGGTGCCGATCTACGACGTGATGTGCCGGGTATTCGGCATCAACGGCAAAACCGCAGGGCAGTACGAAGGTGAACAAATCGTCGATCAATCGCGCCAGGTTCGCGTGCAGTTCCTGTCGACCAACTCCGTGGACATGGTCTGGGATTTCTATCCTAAAGCCGACCAATTGGTGGTTCAGCCCGGGGCCGTGAACGAGATGGTGTTCATTGCCCACAACCCCACCGATCGGCCGATGAGCGCCCAGGCAGTCCCCAGCATCGCGCCGAGCAACGCGGCGGCCTATTTCCACAAGACCGAATGCTTTTGTTTTACCCAGCAAGTGCTGCAACCCGGCGAACGTATCGAAATGCCCATGCGCTTCATCGTTGACCGGGACATGCCCAAGGAAGTGAAGCACCTGACGCTGTCCTACACGCTGTTCGATATCACCGCTCGTCATCCACCGGTGGCTGTAAACACTGACCGATAG
- the ctaD gene encoding cytochrome c oxidase subunit I produces MSAVIDDHGHADHAHGPAKGLMRWVLTTNHKDIGTLYLWFAFSMFLLGGSFAMVIRAELFQPGLQIVQPEFFNQMTTMHGLVMVFGAVMPAFVGLANWMIPLMIGAPDMALPRMNNFSFWLLPAAFLMLVSTLFTPGGGPNFGWTFYAPLSTTYAPESVTFFIFAIHLMGISSIMGAINVVATILNLRAPGMTLMKMPLFVWTWLITAFLLIAVMPVLAGCVTMMLMDIHFGTSFFSAAGGGDPVLFQHVFWFFGHPEVYIMILPAFGAVSSIIPAFSRKPLFGYTSMVYATAAIAFLSFIVWAHHMFVVGIPLVGELFFMYATLLIAVPTGVKVFNWASTMWQGSLTFETPMLFAVAFVILFSIGGFSGLMLAIAPADFQYQDTYFVVAHFHYVLVPGAIFGIFASAYYWLPKWTGHMYDETLGKLHFWLSFVGMNLAFFPMHFVGLAGMPRRIPDYNLQFADFNMVSSIGAFMFGTTQLFFLFIVIKTIRGGEPAPAKPWDGAEGLEWSVPSPAPYHTFTTPPEVK; encoded by the coding sequence ATGAGTGCTGTGATCGATGACCACGGTCATGCCGACCACGCCCACGGCCCCGCCAAAGGGCTGATGCGCTGGGTACTGACCACCAACCACAAGGATATCGGCACGCTGTACCTGTGGTTCGCCTTCTCCATGTTCCTGCTGGGCGGCTCGTTCGCCATGGTGATCCGCGCCGAGCTGTTCCAGCCCGGCCTGCAGATCGTGCAGCCGGAGTTCTTCAACCAGATGACCACCATGCATGGCCTGGTGATGGTCTTCGGCGCGGTGATGCCGGCCTTCGTCGGTCTGGCCAACTGGATGATCCCGCTGATGATCGGGGCGCCGGACATGGCCCTGCCACGGATGAACAACTTCAGTTTCTGGTTGTTGCCGGCGGCGTTCCTGATGCTGGTGTCGACGCTGTTCACCCCCGGCGGCGGGCCGAACTTCGGCTGGACTTTCTACGCACCGCTGTCCACCACCTATGCGCCGGAAAGCGTGACGTTCTTTATCTTTGCCATCCACCTGATGGGCATCAGCTCGATCATGGGCGCGATCAACGTGGTCGCCACCATCCTCAACCTGCGCGCCCCCGGCATGACCCTGATGAAGATGCCGCTGTTCGTCTGGACCTGGCTGATCACCGCGTTCCTGCTGATCGCAGTGATGCCGGTGCTGGCCGGCTGCGTGACGATGATGCTGATGGACATCCACTTCGGCACCAGCTTCTTCAGTGCTGCCGGCGGCGGTGACCCGGTGCTGTTCCAGCACGTGTTCTGGTTCTTCGGCCATCCCGAGGTGTACATCATGATCCTGCCGGCCTTCGGTGCCGTCAGCTCGATCATCCCGGCCTTCTCCCGCAAACCGTTGTTTGGCTACACCTCCATGGTCTACGCCACGGCCGCCATTGCGTTCCTGTCGTTCATCGTCTGGGCGCACCACATGTTCGTGGTGGGCATTCCGCTGGTGGGCGAGCTGTTCTTCATGTACGCCACCCTGCTGATCGCCGTGCCCACCGGGGTGAAGGTGTTCAACTGGGCCAGCACCATGTGGCAAGGCTCGCTGACCTTCGAGACGCCGATGCTGTTTGCCGTGGCGTTCGTGATCCTGTTTTCCATCGGCGGCTTCTCCGGACTGATGCTGGCCATCGCCCCGGCGGACTTCCAGTACCAGGACACCTACTTCGTGGTCGCGCACTTCCACTATGTGCTGGTGCCCGGCGCGATCTTCGGGATCTTCGCCTCGGCCTACTACTGGCTGCCGAAATGGACCGGCCACATGTACGACGAAACCCTCGGCAAGCTGCACTTCTGGCTGTCGTTCGTCGGCATGAACCTGGCGTTCTTCCCGATGCACTTCGTAGGCCTGGCGGGCATGCCCCGGCGGATCCCGGACTACAACCTGCAGTTCGCCGACTTCAACATGGTCTCGTCCATCGGCGCGTTCATGTTCGGCACCACGCAGTTGTTCTTCCTGTTCATCGTGATCAAGACCATCCGCGGCGGCGAGCCGGCTCCGGCCAAGCCGTGGGATGGGGCCGAAGGGTTGGAGTGGAGCGTGCCTTCACCGGCGCCGTATCACACCTTCACTACGCCGCCGGAAGTGAAATGA
- the coxB gene encoding cytochrome c oxidase subunit II has protein sequence MTRHPHVWMGLLLWSIFSQAQAAWTVNMAPGATQISNAVFDLHMTIFWICVVIGIIVFGAMFWSMMMHRRSTGQNAANFHENTRVEILWTIVPFLILVAMAVPATATLIKMYDSSESDIDIQVTGYQWKWHYKYLGQDVEFFSNLATPAEQINNQSAKGEHYLLEVDKPLVLPVDAKVRFLVTSADVIHSWWVPAFAVKRDAIPGFVNEAWTRVDKPGLYRGQCAELCGKDHGFMPIVVEVKSKPDYEAWLAERKAEAAQLKELTSKEWTLQELIERGDKVYHTTCVACHQAEGQGLPPMFPALKGSKIATGPVADHLNIVFHGKPGTSMAAFGKQLSEVDIAAVVTYERNAWGNNKGDMVTPKQVLELKQAESQ, from the coding sequence ATGACGCGACATCCACACGTATGGATGGGCCTCCTGTTGTGGTCGATTTTCAGCCAGGCGCAAGCGGCCTGGACTGTGAATATGGCGCCTGGAGCGACACAGATCAGCAATGCAGTGTTCGACCTGCACATGACCATCTTCTGGATCTGTGTAGTGATCGGCATCATCGTCTTCGGCGCCATGTTCTGGTCGATGATGATGCACCGCCGCTCAACCGGCCAGAACGCGGCCAATTTCCACGAAAACACCCGCGTCGAAATCCTCTGGACCATCGTGCCTTTCCTGATCCTGGTTGCCATGGCGGTTCCCGCCACCGCGACCCTGATCAAGATGTACGACTCCAGCGAATCGGACATCGATATCCAGGTCACCGGCTATCAGTGGAAGTGGCACTACAAGTACCTGGGGCAGGACGTCGAGTTCTTCAGCAACCTGGCCACCCCCGCCGAACAAATCAATAACCAGAGCGCCAAGGGCGAACATTACCTGCTGGAAGTCGACAAGCCGCTGGTGCTGCCGGTCGATGCCAAGGTGCGCTTTCTGGTCACCTCCGCCGACGTGATCCACTCCTGGTGGGTGCCAGCGTTCGCGGTCAAACGCGATGCGATTCCCGGCTTCGTCAACGAAGCCTGGACCCGCGTCGACAAACCCGGCCTGTATCGCGGCCAATGCGCCGAACTGTGCGGCAAGGACCACGGGTTCATGCCCATTGTTGTCGAGGTCAAGAGCAAGCCCGACTACGAAGCATGGCTGGCCGAGCGCAAGGCCGAAGCCGCGCAACTCAAAGAGCTGACCAGCAAGGAATGGACCCTGCAAGAGCTCATCGAACGTGGCGACAAGGTCTATCACACCACCTGCGTGGCCTGTCACCAGGCCGAAGGCCAGGGCCTGCCGCCGATGTTCCCGGCGCTCAAGGGCTCGAAAATCGCCACTGGCCCTGTGGCTGATCACCTGAACATTGTCTTCCACGGCAAACCGGGCACCTCCATGGCGGCGTTCGGCAAACAGTTGTCGGAAGTCGATATCGCGGCGGTCGTGACCTATGAACGTAACGCCTGGGGCAACAACAAGGGCGACATGGTTACGCCTAAACAAGTGCTGGAACTCAAACAGGCAGAAAGCCAATGA
- a CDS encoding SulP family inorganic anion transporter: MRAAQLKAVLPRELLASVVVFLVALPLCMGIAIASGLPPAKGLITGIIGGLVVGFLAGSKLQVSGPAAGLAVLVFELVRQHGVAMLGPILLLAGLLQLLAGRFRLGCWFRVTAPAVVYGMLAGIGVLIVLSQVHVMLDAVPKPSGLDNLAAFPAAVAQALPSFGWQAGLLGLSTIAVMWLWEKFRPHSLRFVPGALLGVGLATIASLLLALQVKRVEVPENLAEAIDWLRPADLLNLADPTLLIAAFAVAFIASAETLLSAAAVDRMHSGERADFDRELSAQGIGNMLCGLLGALPMTGVIVRSSANVQAGATTRMSTIFHGLWLLLFVLLLSSVLQSIPVASLAGVLVYTGFKLVDLKAFRGLGRYGRMPMFTYAATALAIIFTDLLTGVLIGFGLTLAKLAWKASRLKISLIDLPQEGEMELRLVGAATFLKVPALTQVLGTIPTGATVHVPLNNLSYIDHSCLELLEEWGRANASKGSKLLIESRGLKRRLEGRLRTTVGVGAAAT, encoded by the coding sequence ATGCGTGCTGCTCAATTAAAAGCTGTTCTGCCACGGGAGCTGTTGGCTTCCGTGGTGGTGTTTCTGGTGGCGCTGCCCTTGTGCATGGGCATTGCCATCGCGTCCGGCCTGCCACCGGCCAAAGGTCTGATCACCGGCATCATCGGTGGTCTGGTGGTGGGTTTTCTGGCCGGCTCCAAGTTGCAAGTCAGCGGCCCGGCCGCCGGGTTGGCGGTACTGGTCTTCGAACTGGTGCGCCAGCACGGCGTCGCGATGCTCGGGCCGATTCTGCTGTTGGCCGGTCTTCTACAGTTACTGGCCGGGCGCTTTCGCCTGGGCTGCTGGTTCCGGGTAACCGCGCCCGCGGTGGTCTACGGCATGCTGGCGGGTATCGGTGTGCTGATCGTGTTGTCCCAGGTCCATGTGATGCTCGACGCGGTGCCTAAGCCGTCGGGGCTGGATAATCTGGCGGCGTTCCCTGCGGCAGTGGCCCAGGCGTTGCCGTCGTTCGGCTGGCAGGCGGGTCTGCTCGGTTTGTCGACGATTGCGGTGATGTGGCTGTGGGAAAAGTTTCGCCCTCACAGCTTGCGCTTTGTTCCCGGGGCCTTGCTCGGCGTGGGCCTGGCGACCATTGCCAGCCTGCTGCTGGCCTTGCAGGTCAAGCGCGTGGAAGTCCCGGAGAACCTCGCCGAAGCCATTGATTGGCTGCGCCCGGCGGACCTGCTGAACCTGGCCGACCCCACGTTGCTGATCGCCGCGTTCGCTGTCGCTTTCATCGCCAGTGCCGAAACACTGCTCTCGGCCGCCGCCGTGGACCGCATGCACAGCGGCGAACGCGCAGACTTCGACCGGGAACTGTCCGCCCAGGGCATCGGTAATATGCTCTGCGGTCTGCTCGGCGCCCTGCCGATGACCGGCGTGATCGTGCGCAGTTCGGCCAACGTCCAGGCCGGGGCCACCACGCGGATGTCGACGATTTTCCATGGCCTGTGGCTGTTGCTCTTCGTGCTGTTGCTGTCCAGCGTGCTACAGAGCATTCCGGTGGCGAGCCTGGCGGGTGTGTTGGTGTACACCGGTTTCAAACTGGTGGATCTCAAGGCGTTTCGCGGGCTGGGACGGTATGGCCGGATGCCGATGTTCACCTATGCCGCGACGGCGCTGGCGATCATCTTCACCGACCTGCTGACCGGCGTATTGATCGGTTTCGGCCTGACCCTGGCAAAACTGGCCTGGAAAGCCTCCCGACTGAAAATCAGCCTGATCGATCTGCCCCAGGAGGGTGAGATGGAATTGCGACTGGTGGGGGCGGCAACCTTCCTGAAGGTTCCGGCGCTGACCCAGGTGCTGGGCACCATTCCCACAGGCGCGACGGTGCATGTGCCGCTCAATAACCTGAGCTACATCGACCATTCGTGCCTGGAGCTTTTGGAAGAATGGGGCCGGGCGAATGCCAGCAAGGGCTCGAAGCTGTTGATCGAATCCCGTGGGCTCAAGCGCAGGCTGGAAGGGCGCTTGCGCACCACGGTGGGGGTGGGCGCAGCGGCAACCTGA
- a CDS encoding carbonic anhydrase, with the protein MSDKDKQPLAASASAQPEAETADAALQHIVDGFLHFHHEIFPQQEELFKKLATAQAPRAMFITCADSRIVPELITHSSPGDLFVTRNVGNVVPPYGQMNGGVSTAIEYAVLALGVQHIIVCGHSDCGAMRAVLNPDTLEKMPTVKAWLRHAEVAKTMVHDNCPCGDEKQIMPILTEENVIAQLQHLRTHPSVASRMANGQLFIHGWVYNIETSEIKAYDADQGCFLPLDGSHPIPVATPKARF; encoded by the coding sequence ATGAGTGACAAGGATAAACAGCCGTTGGCTGCGTCGGCTTCAGCCCAACCCGAGGCGGAAACCGCCGATGCAGCGCTGCAGCATATTGTTGACGGCTTTTTGCATTTCCATCACGAAATCTTTCCCCAGCAGGAAGAGCTCTTCAAGAAACTCGCCACGGCGCAAGCGCCCAGGGCGATGTTCATCACCTGCGCCGATTCGCGCATCGTGCCCGAGCTGATTACCCATAGCTCCCCAGGCGACCTGTTCGTGACCCGCAACGTCGGCAACGTCGTTCCGCCGTACGGGCAGATGAACGGCGGCGTCTCCACCGCCATCGAATACGCTGTGCTGGCCCTCGGTGTGCAGCACATCATCGTCTGCGGTCACTCCGACTGCGGCGCCATGCGTGCGGTGTTGAATCCCGACACTCTGGAAAAAATGCCCACGGTCAAAGCCTGGTTGCGCCACGCCGAAGTGGCCAAGACCATGGTTCATGACAACTGCCCGTGCGGCGACGAAAAACAGATCATGCCCATCCTCACCGAAGAGAACGTGATCGCGCAGCTGCAGCATTTGCGAACGCATCCCTCGGTCGCCTCTCGCATGGCCAACGGCCAATTGTTCATCCATGGTTGGGTGTACAACATCGAGACCAGCGAGATCAAAGCCTACGACGCGGACCAGGGCTGTTTCCTGCCGCTCGATGGCAGCCATCCGATACCGGTGGCGACGCCTAAAGCGCGCTTCTAA